The following proteins come from a genomic window of Miscanthus floridulus cultivar M001 chromosome 2, ASM1932011v1, whole genome shotgun sequence:
- the LOC136538418 gene encoding uncharacterized protein — translation MGFIMEFAENLILRLMEDPDKRDQVRREHVYKMKERCERTKAAWNLPLRPYGFWTFDRFNSQLSWDPQISQAAGRRDPYDDLITRHSGSPPSS, via the coding sequence ATGGGTTTCATCATGGAGTTCGCGGAGAACCTGATCCTCCGTCTGATGGAGGACCCGGACAAGCGTGACCAGGTTCGGCGGGAGCATGTCTACAAGATGAAGGAGCGGTGCGAGCGCACCAAGGCTGCGTGGAACCTCCCGCTGCGCCCCTACGGCTTCTGGACCTTCGACCGCTTCAACTCGCAGCTCTCCTGGGACCCGCAGATCAGccaggccgccggccgccgggACCCTTACGACGACCTCATCACCCGCCACTCCGGTTCCCCGCCGTCTTCTTAA